One Molothrus ater isolate BHLD 08-10-18 breed brown headed cowbird chromosome 4, BPBGC_Mater_1.1, whole genome shotgun sequence genomic window carries:
- the LOC118686278 gene encoding LOW QUALITY PROTEIN: splicing factor YJU2-like (The sequence of the model RefSeq protein was modified relative to this genomic sequence to represent the inferred CDS: substituted 1 base at 1 genomic stop codon), whose protein sequence is MSERKVLNKYYPPDFDPTKIPKLRLPKERQYVVRLMAPFNMRCRTCGEYIYKGKKFNARKETVQNESYLGLPIFRFYIKCPRCLAGITFKTDPQNTDYAMEHGATRNFQAQKLLDEEEKRMQKEREEEELNNPMKVLENRTKDSKLEMEILENLQELKELNQRQANVDFEAMLQQHKEVEEKQRRKEQEEDEQEMKAMLEQAQSHRLLVDSDSDEEPAKRCPNPTTXTKPMDIPQEDPQRRRLRMESWECSVGKLSTGAQLAGLVARRKEKAHSALEKGMGTRGITASTSSLPAPPAATSLLGLLGAYSDSD, encoded by the coding sequence ATGTCGGAACGGAAAGTGCTGAACAAATATTACCCCCCAGACTTCGACCCCACCAAGATCCCCAAGCTGAGGCTCCCAAAGGAGCGGCAGTACGTGGTGAGGCTCATGGCCCCCTTCAACATGAGGTGCAGGACGTGTGGGGAGTACATCTACAAGGGCAAGAAGTTCAACGCCCGCAAGGAGACGGTGCAGAACGAGTCCTACCTGGGGCTGCCCATCTTCCGCTTCTACATCAAGTGCCCGCGCTGCCTGGCTGGGATCACCTTCAAGACAGACCCCCAGAACACAGATTACGCCATGGAGCACGGCGCCACCAGGAACTTCCAGGCACAGAAGCTCCTGGACgaggaggagaagaggatgcagaaggagagggaagaggaggagctcAACAATCCCATGAAGGTCCTGGAGAACCGAACCAAGGACTCCAAGCTGGAGATGGAGATCCTGGAGAatctgcaggagctgaaggagctcaACCAGCGCCAGGCCAACGTGGATTTTGAggccatgctgcagcagcacaaggaggtggaggagaagcagaggcgcaaggagcaggaggaggatgagcaGGAGATGAAGGCCATGCTGGAACAGGCCCAGAGCCACCGGCTCCTGGTGGATTCTGACTCCGATGAGGAACCAGCAAAACGCTGTCCAAATCCCACAACTTAAACAAAACCCATGGACATCCCACAGGAGGATCcccagaggaggaggctgaggatgGAAAGCTGGGAGTGCAGCGTGGGCAAGCTCAGCACCGGGGCCCAGCTGGCCGGGCTGGTGGCCCGCAGGAAGGAGAAAGCACATTCTGCCCTGGAAAAGGGGATGGGAACCCGCGGCATcacagccagcaccagctcccttCCAGCACCACCGGCAGCCACGTCCTTGCTGGGTTTGCTGGGAGCCTACTCGGACAGCGACTGA
- the LOC129046657 gene encoding uncharacterized protein LOC129046657 isoform X2 yields the protein MGVSISPAFPATPVPSPPAFPAIPVLFPHLLFPAIPVPSSPAFPAMGASTLPAFPAIPVLFPHLQPFQQYLFPHLHPFQEYLLLPSPSFPAVPAPSISILSSSPCSFHLHPFQQSLLLPSPSFPGIPAPSISILSRNPCSFHLHPFQQSLLLPSPSFPGIPAPSISILSRNPCSFHLHPFQESLLLPSPAFPGIPAPSISILSSSPCSFHLHPFQQSLLLPSPSFPGIPAPSISILSRNPCSFHLHPFQESLLLPSPAFPAIPAPSMSHLQRSLPLPAAGAQVCRAPWVLQECGAVMDALSVPQCSAGPSLCLGKLLQMLLSLFSVSPPLWAEDLGFPPQHTDFVLCTRAAQQHCRGVCGAGAEPPPSQGMVLRA from the exons ATGGGTGTTTCCATatctcctgcctttccagcaacac CTGTTCCCTCAcctcctgcctttccagcaATTCCTGTTCTATTCCCTCATCTTCTGTTTCCAGCAATACCtgttccctcctctcctgcctttccagcaATGGGTGCTTCCACActtcctgcctttccagcaATACCTGTTCTGTTCCCCCATCTCCAGCCTTTCCAGCAATACCTGTTCCCTCATCTCCATCCTTTCCAGGAATACCTGCTCCTTCCATCTCCATCCTTTccagcagtccctgctccttccatctccatcctttccagcagtccctgctccttccatctccatcctttccagcagtccctgctccttccatctcCATCCTTTCCAGGaatccctgctccttccatctcCATCCTTTCCAGGaatccctgctccttccatctccatcctttccagcagtccctgctccttccatctcCATCCTTTCCAGGAATACCTGCTCCTTCCATCTCCATCCTTTCCAGGaatccctgctccttccatctcCATCCTTTCCAGGaatccctgctccttccatctccagcctttccaggaatacctgctccttccatctccatcctttccagcagtccctgctccttccatctccatcctttccagcagtccctgctccttccatctcCATCCTTTCCAGGAATACCTGCTCCTTCCATCTCCATCCTTTCCAGGaatccctgctccttccatctcCATCCTTTCCAGGaatccctgctccttccatctccagcctttccagcaatccctgctccttccatgTCCCATTTGCAGCGatccctgcccctcccagctgcaggagcccaggtgtgcagggctccctgggtgctgcaggagtgTGGAGCAGTGATGGATGCTCTGTCTGTCCCCCAGTGTTCAGCAGGTCCCTCCCTGTGCTTGGGAAAGCTCCTACAGATGCTCCTGTCTCTGTTCTCTGTTTCCCCACCCCTCTGGGCTGAAGATTTGGGGTTCCCCCCTCAGCACACAGATTTTGTTCTGTGCAcaagagcagcccagcagcactgcaggggggTCTGTGGTGCTGGTGCTGAACCTCCACCTTCCCAAGGAATGGTTCTGAGGGCATAA
- the LOC129046657 gene encoding proline-rich protein 36-like isoform X1, with product MGASIAPISKQYVLFLSPVSSNTCSLLSCLSSNRCFHTSFLAIPVLFPHLLFPAIPVPSPPAFPAIPVLFPHLLFPAIPVPSSPAFPAMGASTLPAFPAIPVLFPHLQPFQQYLFPHLHPFQEYLLLPSPSFPAVPAPSISILSSSPCSFHLHPFQQSLLLPSPSFPGIPAPSISILSRNPCSFHLHPFQQSLLLPSPSFPGIPAPSISILSRNPCSFHLHPFQESLLLPSPAFPGIPAPSISILSSSPCSFHLHPFQQSLLLPSPSFPGIPAPSISILSRNPCSFHLHPFQESLLLPSPAFPAIPAPSMSHLQRSLPLPAAGAQVCRAPWVLQECGAVMDALSVPQCSAGPSLCLGKLLQMLLSLFSVSPPLWAEDLGFPPQHTDFVLCTRAAQQHCRGVCGAGAEPPPSQGMVLRA from the coding sequence ATGGGTGCTTCCATAGCTCCCATTTCCAAGCAATATGTTCTCTTTCTATCTCCTGTTTCCAGCAATACCtgttccctcctctcctgcctttccagcaATAGGTGCTTCCACACTTCCTTTCTAGCAATTCCTGTTCTATTCCCTCATCTTCTGTTTCCAGCAATACCTGTTCCCTCAcctcctgcctttccagcaATTCCTGTTCTATTCCCTCATCTTCTGTTTCCAGCAATACCtgttccctcctctcctgcctttccagcaATGGGTGCTTCCACActtcctgcctttccagcaATACCTGTTCTGTTCCCCCATCTCCAGCCTTTCCAGCAATACCTGTTCCCTCATCTCCATCCTTTCCAGGAATACCTGCTCCTTCCATCTCCATCCTTTccagcagtccctgctccttccatctccatcctttccagcagtccctgctccttccatctccatcctttccagcagtccctgctccttccatctcCATCCTTTCCAGGaatccctgctccttccatctcCATCCTTTCCAGGaatccctgctccttccatctccatcctttccagcagtccctgctccttccatctcCATCCTTTCCAGGAATACCTGCTCCTTCCATCTCCATCCTTTCCAGGaatccctgctccttccatctcCATCCTTTCCAGGaatccctgctccttccatctccagcctttccaggaatacctgctccttccatctccatcctttccagcagtccctgctccttccatctccatcctttccagcagtccctgctccttccatctcCATCCTTTCCAGGAATACCTGCTCCTTCCATCTCCATCCTTTCCAGGaatccctgctccttccatctcCATCCTTTCCAGGaatccctgctccttccatctccagcctttccagcaatccctgctccttccatgTCCCATTTGCAGCGatccctgcccctcccagctgcaggagcccaggtgtgcagggctccctgggtgctgcaggagtgTGGAGCAGTGATGGATGCTCTGTCTGTCCCCCAGTGTTCAGCAGGTCCCTCCCTGTGCTTGGGAAAGCTCCTACAGATGCTCCTGTCTCTGTTCTCTGTTTCCCCACCCCTCTGGGCTGAAGATTTGGGGTTCCCCCCTCAGCACACAGATTTTGTTCTGTGCAcaagagcagcccagcagcactgcaggggggTCTGTGGTGCTGGTGCTGAACCTCCACCTTCCCAAGGAATGGTTCTGAGGGCATAA